DNA from Natrarchaeobius halalkaliphilus:
ACCGATAACGAGTGTCCATGCCGTCCGAACACACCCCCGATACGACGTCGACGACCGATGGACCCCGGCTCCTCGAGGAACGATCGATCGGCGGGATTCTCGTCCATTTCGTGGCCATTCCGACCGGTGTCGTCGGTGCCGGTCTGGTGTACCTCGTCTCGACTCACGAGTTCACCAGACGAAACGCTCGTAACGCTCTCGATTGGCATCTCACGGTACTGGCGTTGACGATTCTCACGTTCGGATCCCTGTTCATCTACGCCGAGGGGACGGGACAGGGTGCCACCGACGTCGCGACGCTTCCCTCCCCCGTCTCCGCGACAGCTAGCGTCGTCCTTCCCGTGCTGATATCTCTCTGGATGTTCGTGACGTTCTGGACGTTCCTCGTTGGACTCATCGCGATGGGCAAAGCGACGTTCGGGACCGCGTGGCGCTATCCGCTGTCGCCGGCGCTCGTCGACCGATTCGGTCCCCGGGTCGATCTTCCAGGTGGGTGGCCCGTTATCATCGTTGTATACGTCGCGGTGGCTCCTCTCATCGTTGGGGTCGCTTTGTTTGGACCACGGGAGGGAGCTGCGTTCTTTGCGTCTGGACTCGGACTTGTCGCTCTTATCCTGGTGCTGACACCGATCACTGGGGTAGCTCTGTATCAACACGGCGCCCGGATTCGCCCGACGGATGCCGACTGGCAGCCACCCGTCGTCGCGTATCTCGGAGTTCCGATCGCCGTCGCCGCTGCTGGCTACCTTCTCTCGGAAGCGGTCACCGACTCGATCAATCCTGCCGGCGATGCGGTATACGTTTTCCTCGCTGCGTTCTGGGTGGCCTCGCTCGTGTACGCGGTCCGGTGGTGGACTGAGTCGAACTGACGGTGGCGGCCGCGTATACGAACGACTGCACCGATCCACACGCCTCTTGTACAGCCGTCGTACGGTCAAGTGTGCACTGACCTGAATGACTACTGTGGCCCGCGTCGTCCCCCTCCACGGACGGCGTTGTACTGGCGGACGGCTCACCGGCTGTTCCCCGTCCGTTTTATATTATACGAGGTTCCTCTCTGGATATGGCGGTCGAGACCGTCGTGACGAACGGGACGCTCGTTTCGAGCACTGGCACCACCGACGCCGACGTGGCGATTTCTGACGGAAAGATCGTAGCCGTCGGTGACGAGTCTAACCTTCCCCGAGCAGCGGAGACGATAGATGCGGACGGCTGTCTCGTGATGCCGGGGATCGTCGACCCGCACGTTCACTTCGACGGCCCGAACCCACGTTTCGACGGACCGGCAGAAACGTACGAGACTGGGAGCAAAGCAGCGGCCCTGGGTGGTGTCACGACGGTTATCGATTTTGCGTGGCAAGGTACACACCGTGGTGACGACGAGCAACCCGGAACGCTTCGTGACGGTATCACCTTTCAAAAAAACACCGCGGACGAGTCGCTGATCGATTACGGGCTCCACGCGACGATAACGCGGGAGGATCCCGCTCTCTTCGAGGAGCTGCCGACGGTCGTCGACGGAGGTGTGACCTCGTTCAAGATGTTCACTGCGTACGACTGGGGGGTGTCGAACGGATTCATGGGCCGCGTTTTCGAGCGACTGTCCGATCTCGGCGCCGTCGCAATTTTGCACACGGAAGACGACTCGGTCTGTACGGAGCAAGCGACGGTCCTCGAGCAAGAGCAACGAGGTGATCCGACGGATTATCCCTCGTCTCGACCCGCTTACGCCGAGGCGATGGCCGCCGACAACGCGCTCAGAATGGCTGTGGAGTCCGATTGCAAATACTACGGTCTCCACACGAGCTGTGAGAAAGCTGCGGCGGTGATCGAACGCTACCGGCGAAAATTTGGTGATGGGCTGGTGCGGGGCGAAACCTGTACCCACTATACCACGCTCGATCGGTCGCTCTACTCCGAGATCGGAACGCTCGCACAGCTGGCTCCGCCGCTTCGTTCGGCCGACGACGTCGAATCCGTATTCGATCACCTCGTCCGGGGAACGCTCGATGTCGTGTCTACCGATCACGTCGCCTATCACCGGAGCGCGAAGCGCGCCGATGACTGGTGGGACAGTTCCTACGGCGTAAACAGCTTACAGCACTCGCTTCCTGTCTTTTACGACGAGGCTGTAAAGAGACGAACGTGCTCGCCATCGTTCGTTGTGCGGACGATGTCGACGCAACCAGCACGACTGTTCGGACTCGAGGGCAAGGGTACGCTCGAGCCCAGGACGGACGCGGATCTCGTAGTTTTCGATCCGGATAGTCGGGACACGATATCCGCCACCGATAACGCATCCGAGGCGGATTATTCGATCTACGAGGGGAGGACGGTCGGCGGAGAGGTAATTCACACGATGGTACGCGGCGAGTTGGTCGTTCGAGACGGCCAACTCGTCGGCGAACCCGGCCACGGCGAGTTCGTTGCTCGTACGACTCCGGATTGGAGACGGTGAACCGCAAGAGACGATTTTTCACTGACGTCCAACGCGAGAGCGGAAACTATATCGTCATGTGATCGCGTGACACGCGGTATGGTGATTACAGATGTCGAAGCGATTCCCGTCGAGATCGGACTCAAACCGCTCGAGGAAGATCACGGACTCGCGCCCTACATCATGGGGCGTCTGGAGTATCTGGAGTCTGCACGTCGCGTTATTGTCAAACTGACCACCAGCGAGGGGATCACCGGCTGGGGCGAGACCGCTGTCGTCCACTCCCCCTCGATAACGAAATCGATCATCGAAACGGTTGTCGCCGACATCGTCGTTGGCGAACCGGTCTGGAAGTTCGAGACGTTACACGAGTACTACGGATCTCATTACATCGATTCCAGCGTTTTTCTGAGCGGCGTCGAGATGGCGATGTGGGATGCGTTCGGCAAGCACAACGATTGTCCACTCCACCAGTTACTGGGTGGAAAGCAGACAAACAGGGTGGACTTCTCGTACTGTTACGCGATAAATACGATCGAAAAATCGACCGAGAGAATGCGCGATGTCCGGGACGCGGGCTTCGATGTCGTCAAGACAAAAGTCGGCGGCTACGGTGCCGATACGGCCCCGGACGATTTTGCGTACGAACGAAGCATCGACTCGGACGTGGAACGGCTCATCGCGATGTACGATGCCGTGGACGGCGAGGTCGAACTTCGCGCCGACGCGAATCAGAGCTGGACCGTCTCCGATACGACACGCATCGCAGCCAGGCTCGAGGATGCCGGGGTCTATCTCGGATATATCGAACAGCCGATTCGCACCGATAACGTCGGATCGTACAAACGACTCCGACAGCGACTTCGTACGCCGATCGCCGTGAACGAGGATCTTTATCACCCGGGCAACTTTTACGAGTTGGTTCGGGAAGACGCGATCGACGTCGGCGTTATCGATATGATTCCCGTCGGAGGTATCGTACCGATGAAGAAGATGGCCAGCCTCGCTGAGGAGGCGGACGTTTCACTCGCACACCACTGCGGGTTCGATCTCGGAGTGAAGACTGCGGCGATGCTACACGCGATCTCGACGACACCCGCAATCGACCTCCATTCCGACACTACGTATTACGCACTGGAAGATCACATCATTGAAGATCCGTTCGAGTTCGAAGACGGGAGTCTGTCTGTTCCCTCGGCACCTGGGCTGGGCGTCACGATCGACGAGGAAAAGCTCGACACCATCCGGACGGACGAGTGATCGTGCAGTTTCGACGGTTGTCGGAACAACGCGCACCGGACACGTCACCAGTGCTCGGTCGAACGTCTCGAGTAGTACAGATCGACGGAGAACGTCTCCGTGCGAGAACCCGAACGCCGGCTCGAGCCGCGCCGATGAAGCAATCGATGGAGACGCTCGAACTGTGGCATTTCAGGTGAGTTCGAGTGCGGTAGCCGCGAGGATACGCGCACTGATCGCACAGTCGTCCCAGTCCGTCCACTCGTGGGGCGAGTGGGAGATGCCATCGCGCGACGGTACGAAGAGCATCGCTGCGTCGGTCTTCGCGGCGACGTTTCCGGTATCGTGGACTGCACCGGAGTGCATAGTCGTGGACTCGACGTCGAGTCGTTCGGCCGTCAGCTCGATCGCATCGACACAGCGGTCGCTCAACTCGATCGGCGGCATATCTCGGTTGCGTTCGAAGTCGGTTTCGACCGGCCGCTCGTGTTCGAGACGTTCGAAGCGGTCCGCACTTCGCTCTACGATGGTGTCGATCGCGTCGCCGTTGACGCTCCGAACGTCCATTTCCATCCGCACGCGACCGGGCACGATATTCCGAACGTTCGGTTCGACGTCCTGTCGGCCGACAGTCGCAACGGCAGTGGGATGATCGTTTGTCACTTCTTTGGCGATGCGCTCGACGTCGACGACGAACTCCGAAGCGGCTGATAGAGCGTCGCGTCGATCGACCATCGACGTCGCACCGGCGTGATTCGATTCACCAGCTACCGCAGCCGTGCAGTTGGTAATACCGGAGATCGAATCCACTACGCCGATCGGGATCTCCGCCGATTCCAGCTCCGTGTCTTGCTCGATGTGCACCTCGAGCCAGGCGTCCCAGGTCGCCGGATCGATTTCGGACGAACCCGCGAAACCGATGCGCTCAAGGCACTCTTCGAACGTGTCGCCGTCGTCGTTCGTCATGGAAAGGGCCTCTTCAACCGATATCTCTCCTACCGCGACGAGAGAGCCGAGCGTTCCGACGCCGAACCGGCTTCCTTCTTCTTCGGTGAACGAGACGACCTCGAGTGGACGTGACGGCGTTTCTGCCGACTCCTGGATCGCACGAACGGCCTCGAGTGCGGCGTAGACGCCCAATGGTCCGTCGAATATCCCGCCCCGTGGAACGGAGTCCAGATGACTTCCGAGCGCGATTGGTGCGGTGTCCGCGGAGACCCCGTCCGGAATCCAGCGGCCGGCGATGTTCCCCACCGGATCGACTCGCGGCTCGAGCCCGGCGTCCTCGAGACGTGTGATGAATCGCTTTCGTGCCCGTTGATCAGCGTCTGATCCCGTCAGGACGCTTCGTCCACAGCCGGAGTCCGACTCGACCGCACCAAACTGTGCGTTCTCTTTAATGTCGACTCGAAGGCGATCCCGATCAACCGCAATCATGCTTCTACGCTGAACCGCAGGGTCAAAAGTACTTCCGCTGGCCGTACTGACGGACGTTTGTCCCGGTGATCGATATTCAGAGTCGGCTCCTCTACTGGTTTTCAGCTTGAAGGTAGCAGTCGAGGTCGATTTCGGTCGTGTTTAAGCAGGATTCTCCCGAAACCGTTCTACGTCGTCTTCTAACTCGTCGAAATCGTTGTCTGCTCCAACAAGTAGCGTCCCATCGGTCGCGTCAGCCGTCGCAAGCGCGTATGCATCTCCGAGTGCCATGGTATACGCCTCTTTGAGCGCAGCGGCAATTTCCCAGCACTCTCGAGGGTCAAACACTGCAACGCCTAGTTCCTCGAGCCGGTCAAGACTCGCTCGGACATCGTCGAGGCGGAACCCGACTCGAGAGCCAGCATGCAGTACCTCCGTTTTTGTGACCGGGCTAATGTACCCATCGACCTCTCCGGATGCTACCCTATCGATCCACGCTTCGACGACGTCACTCCCAGGTTCGTCGTCCAGATAGGCAATGAGTGGTTCTGTGTCGAAAACGATCGTATCCGTCATTCTTCCGTTTTGCCGGAAAAGCGCTCGACTGTCTCATCGGCTCGCTGCTTTTCACGCTCGCGCTCCTCACGGAGAATAGCCGTCGCAGGACGCTCATCGTCACTTTCTCGTTCGAGGCCGCGAAATTCCCGCATCGAGCCAACCGGACGGACGACGATTTCCTCATCATCGTTCTCGACGAATTTGACTCGACCTGGGGCGGGGATGCCGTGTTTTTCTCGAAGGCGCTTTGGAATTGTCGCCTGCCCTTTTTCTGTAACTGAGACGATGCGTTCCTCATCGTTTGGCTTTGTATTACTCGACACAGGTATTACTCTTGTACCGAATTACTTAGCTCCGTTCCCGAATCACAACGGCACAGCGCAAGGCGTCGTCATTGATCGAATGACTCGAGCTTGCGAACGAGCTTTGTGTACAAGTCTGGCGCACAGTACCAGCCTTCCTCGATCATTGCATCGATCGTCGCTCGCGCTTCGGAGATGCCGATGTGTCCATACTTAGCACGCGACAGAACGATGTAGGCTGTCCCTCGAGTCTCGATTCCTTCAATTTCTGCAGCCGTCCTCCCGTAGGCTTCGTCGATGACCGCAATCGCATCACGAGATGCAGTACATCCAAGGACCGCCACATCGGCGTCGCTTAAGTTCGGATTTTGCTGTAACCGGCCGACAAGCTGAGAGTCACCGGCTGAGATGACCTCGAAAAGCCCAGTATCAATGCATTGCTCAACGCGGCGAGCATCGGTATACCCCTCTTCAAGACCGGTGGTAACGACCTCCGAGTGAATTTGCTGAGGAAGATAACACTGCCCCTCGAGAGTGGAGACTAGATGGAGTCGATCGACCTTCGCGAGGTAAATTAGTGGCGTCGCGTCGAAAACCCACATTCACAGTTCCTCGAGATCGGCTTCGAGGTGATCGTCCGATACCCACGTAATGTCGCGATCCTTTGCGAGCTGGGCAAACTCCCAGACGGACATCTCTGCACATCGGGCGGCCTTCGTGAACGTGATCTCGTCAGCAGCGAGCCGTTTGAGCGCTCGCTCCCGACGCCACTCCTCGAGTCCTTCCGAGAGGAGCTTTCGGACTGCTGTGCTCCGATCCAGGCGCTCTTCGTCGAGGTATTCTTCGAGTTCCCCCTCGAGATCATCCGGAACCCGCGTCGATATCGTTCCCATGCCGTATGCTATGTTTGCAATGTATACAAGCGTTTCGCTCATTCTTGTTGTCAGCGGTTCCATCGCTCGAGACGGTTTGTGACCCTGTGAGGGATGATGGGGCAAACCAGGTAGCAAGGCGGATTCCCCGCCCCACCAGTACTCGAGACGAATTGCGCTGGGGATTCGTATCAAAAGTACTAAGACCAAACATGTGCTACACTCCGCCATGCTCCAGCAGAACCGTGCAAATCACTCTGAACGGGGTTCAGGGGGGAACTGATGCCGTCGGGGTTTGGGGGACCACCGATCGTCTCGTCGAGGCCAGCACTGGATAGTAGACCCGTCAAACGAGGGTCTCGACCGGAACTCGATATCGAACAGATAACGCGTACGTTGCCATCACCGAGTGCGATCTGTGACGACTCAACAGCCATTACGTCCGTCAACGACGAGTTCTGTGTCGCCGTCGAACGCGACCCGGAGGAACTCAGGGGGATGTCGTTCGACGACCTCGTTGCCGAACCGTCACTCGAGGCGCTTGTCGAGGGGCCGGAAGCGACATCGGAACCCCTCTCGAACACGATCGAGTACACGACGCCCAGTGGTACCAGACGATACGCGTCCGCGACTGCACGAACGATCGAAGCCAAATCCGAGTCGGGAGTGTACACGCTCGTTATCCTCCACGACATAACCGATCTGAAAAAGCGAAGCGAGCGGCTTGCCGAGTTCGCGAGCGTCGTCTCACACGATCTCCGTAATCCCCTCCAGATCGCTACGGGCCACACACAACTGCTCGACGACGAGTACTCTCATTCTTCCATCGACGAGATCAAACGGGTCCTGTCACAGGTCGAAACGCGAGTCACGGACTTCCTCGCGATCGCACAGTACGGTGGATCCGTTCGCGAAGAGACCGCAGTCAGTCTCACGACGAGCGTTCGAAACGCCTGGACCACGGCAACGGTACCCACGGAGAGTTCGGTTTCGCTCGAGGTCGATTCGAGTCTGGACGGGGTGTCCGTGATGGCGGACCGCGAACGGCTCGAGGTGCTCTTCGAGAACCTCTTTCGGAACGCGATCGAACACGGCGGCGACGACGTGACCGTGACGGTCGAAACACACCACGAGGGGGTGTCGGTTATCGATGACGGCTGCGGGATCGAACCGAGTATCCGCGGCTCGCTGTTCGACGTTGGAGAGACCACTGCGAGCGGAAACACCGGGCTGGGACTCCACATCGTCTCGGAGATCGTCGACGCCCACGGCTGGCAGATCGACGTGACCGACGGTACGGATGGTGGGGCTCGATTCGAGATAACCGGACTCGAGCTGTCGGTCGTACGCGACGATTGATCTGCTTTCTCGTCCGAGTAGCGTCTGTCAACTCATCGCACGCCGTGCTGTGAACTACCCCACCCGGATCGAGTTCGAAAACTGCCATCAAGCTTATAACCGTTCCGTGAAATGTTCAGATAGCGAGGGGGTGGGGGCATCCAGTCGTTGCCAGCGCTGACGATGCATCCGGAGGAGACAGCTTTCCCCTCGCTCGAATTACTCCGAAACCAGTACGTCGACCGGCTCGTTCTTATAAGCGAGAGCCACCGCCGTTCTGATCTCGGATCTGTTCGCTCTGCGGGCACTACGAGTCCTTTTGGACCCGCGTCCGCTCGCCTCGAGCGCTGACTGATCGTTTCGCACTCCCTTCGTGAAACACGCCGTAGACGAGCGCGTACACCGCGCCGAAGAGCGTGCCGTAGACGATCAGCCCGCCGAGGCTTCCCCAGTGGAGAAACGGCACGGACGGTGCGGCGTCGCTCGCGAAGCTGATCTGTAGCACCATCGGGACTCCGACGACGACGCCGCCGACCCAGCCTGCTGAACCGAGGAGACCGCCGGTTAGCGCGGCCGACAGCGGACGGGTTCGATGCTCGAGGTTCAGTACGGTCTCGAGTCCGAGTCCACAGAAGAGCCCAATGCCGATACCGATGGGGATCAACAGCGCTCCGCCGACGAGCACGCTGTCGCGTCCGACGAGTGCGCTCACCGTCGGAAATCCGTTCTGAATACTCACCGCGATACCGAGTGCGACGGTCCCATAGCCCGCTGCGACCGCCGTCGCCACCAGCGAGAGCAGACGTCGATCCGGCGTCCCGTCGCTGGCGACGGCTCGCGCTCGTAGGCGGCCCGTTTGCCAGAACACGGCAACGGATACGATAAACAGCCCGATCGCTCCGAAGACGCTCTCTACGTATCGCACGCGAATCGCCTGACGATCGAGCGTGTAGTGGAGACCGAAGAGGTCCATCCACGCCGCGTTGTGTAGCGCATACAACTGCGTTTCGAACACCGGAGTGATGTGGTGAACGTCCGGAAGTAGCCCCCAGACGCCGCCGATGGGAATCAGCCAGATCGCGTTTTCTCGGTCGATGTCATACCGGAGCGCGATCGGCGTCACAAGAACCAATAGGAGGGACGCACCGACGAGGAAGTGTGTGATCGCGGGGGCCATAGCGGACGCAGGACCGTGGCGGACAAAAAACCGTTACTTCTCGAGTCGACCGCCGGTGATCGGCTCGAACGGTCCGCCGAGTCGGGGACTTCGATACGCGCAAAAAACGCGGGCCGAAAGCGGTGATCCCCCACCCCCCAGTGGAGAGCACAGCGCTGTCGACCACCCGCTCAGCCTGGCGTGTCGGGAGACCGCCTCGTCCGGGCGAACCCGGTGGGCGAGCCGGGTCTCCGTTCATTTACCGCCGATTGAACGTTCACGCCTGCTGATATAGCTTCGGTGGAACACTGTGGCGATTGCCGACTTTTTCGTACAGACCGTTTGCGACGCCGCCACCTTCCTTGGTGGACCGCAGTAGCGGGGTAGGAGCCATCTAATGGGTGTGGCTATTGACGAACCCCCAGCCCCCGCCAGCTACCCCTTCTCGGCCGAAGTATGTAATTCTTTTGACTTTTCTCCACCATTTCCACTCCAATTTTTATTCACACAGATGTTATTACATTGGTTGCTGAATATGTGAACGCTGTGCGATCGATCGTCGATACGGCTCACTTCCGGCCGCTGTTGACGAACCGCGCTCCAGTGACCTTCTCTCTCGATGGCCCTCGTTCGAGCACCAATAGGATTGCTTATTTGGATCTGGACCGTCCTCTCCGAAAGAATGTGGCCACTTGGACACGCCGCGATCGCCTACCTCTGCTATACGGTATCGACTCGAGCCCGTTTTGATAGTCCACCCGCACCACTGCCCGTTCTGATCGTCCTCTTCGGGAGCCAGTTTCCGGACCTCGTAGACAAGCCGCTCGCGTGGTATCTCGGCGTCCTTCCGACGGGGCGGACGCTCGCTCACTCGTTGCTCCTGTTGGTCCCGCTTTCGCTCGCCATCTACGCTCTCGCTCGGCACGCGGGACGCGCGGAGTACGGAATCGCCTTCGCGATCGGAGCGATCTCGCACGCGCTCGTCGATGCGCTCCCGGTGCTGTGGGGTGGAACCAGCGCCGACTTTTTGTTGTGGCCCCTGATCCCGGTCGAATCCTACGAAAGCGGTGCGCCGACGATACTCGGACTCCTGTTCGACTCGCTCGGTGACCCGTACTTCCTCTCAGAGTTCGTCATCGCCGCACTCGCGTTCGTGATGTGGCGTCGAGACGGCTATCCCGGACTCGAAATATTCTCGAGGCCCCGCTCCGAGCACTGATTGGGGTTCGGACGAAACGCTGCCACTCGAGTCACTGCGATACGAACTCGACGTCCGTAATCTCGATGCGTGCGCCGCCTTCGGATCCCTCGGTCACTCGAACGTCCCATCCGTGGCTGGTGGCGACTTGCTCGACGATGCTCAGGCCGAATCCGGTTCCCTCCGTTGCACTCGAGTAGCCAAACTCCAGGACGATCTGTCGATCCGACTCGGGGATACCGGGTCCATCGTCCTCGACGTAGAACCCGGTGTCAACGGTCCCGACCGAAACGGTGACGTCCGCTCCACCGTGTTCGATGGCGTTTCGCAAGAGGTTCTCGAGTAACTGCTGGAGGCGGCTTCGATCGGCCCGGACTTGACTGGTGCTTTCCGTCAGGAGCGTTGCGTTCGCGGTCTCGACCGCGTTCCAGCACTGTTCAGTCAGGGACGCGAGTTCGACCGGCTCCGGTTCACTTATCTGCTCGCCCTCGCGGGCGAGCGTCAGCAGGTCGTCTATCAGCGCGTTCATCCGTTCGTGTGATGCGGCCACGTCCTCGAGATGCTCGCTTTCGCACTCCTCTTGTGCCAGTTTCAACCGCCCGTCCGCCACGTTCAGCGGACTTCGAAGATCGTGGCTGACGACGCTCGTAAACTCGTCGAGGCGCTCGTTCTGGCGCGTCAACTCGCGTTCGCATGCCCGTAACTGCTTGGTCCGCTCGACCTGTTCGAGGGCCGTCGCGATGTTACTCGCCAGGATCTCCCCGAGAACAAGGTCTCGCTGATCGAACGCTTCGGGTGTCGGTGATCCCGCGAGCAGAATTCCGTACACGCCGATCGGCAGGTGGAGTTCGCTTCGAACGGGCGTCTCCGGATTGTACACGTCTCGGTCGGTGTGAATCTCGTCCAGGGCGACGGCCTCACCTCGCTCGTAGACGCGCCAGGCGATACTCTCGTCGCCGGAGAACGTCGGCAGCTGACCGACGAGTTCGTAACCGCGTCGGTCGCGGCGACGGGAACGAGCCCCGACACGGACTCGTCGTAGAGATGAATCGCGTTCGCCTCGAGATCGAGAATATCTCGGGCGGCTTCCACACCGATTTCGGTGACTCGCTCTCGAGACTCCGTCGCCATCAACTTCTGCGAGGTCTCGTTGAGGGCCTCTAGTCGCCGTTCTCGCTCTTTCCGATCCGTAATGTCGTGATACACCCACAGGTGTCCGTTTCCGTCGAGTAACTCGATCGGTCGATAGCTGCGAACGAACGCTCTGTCGTCCCGAAGCGCCAACTCTTCGCCATCGATGCGGTCACGGCTCTCCACGAGTTCGTCGACGCGTTCGACGAAGGCGTCGGGTTCGACGAACAGTTTGCTAACGTCCGCTGTGATCTCTTCGCAATCCGCACCGATGGCGTCCGCCGGCTCTCCGTCGATATCGAACAGGCTCAACAGCCGCCGATTGATCGACAGCACGTTCCGCGATGCGTCCTCGGCAAGGACGCCGACCGGAAGCGTCTCGAACAGCGTCGACAACAACGCGGTCGTCTGCTCGAGTTCGCGTTTTCGCTCTCGTTGTTCCGTAACGTCTCGACCGGAGATGAGTAGCGAGACGACCTCTTCGTCGCTGTTTCTAACCGGTCTGAACACCCCTTCGACGGTGTAGGGGTCGCCGTTCGGGTGAACGAGATCGACCTCGAATTCGACGTACTCTCCGCCAGCGGCGCGGTCGATCCACTCCCTGACCGTTCGCTGGGCGGCTTCGGAGTGATCGAACCACGGCGTTTCCGAGAATGAGCATCCGACCACCTCCTCGACGGCCACGTCGACGTAGTTCATCGCCGTCTGGTTGATATCGAGAACCGTCCCATCGGTTTCGATCAGACTACAAAGGATGTTCGGATCGTTGAACGTCGCCTGGTAGCGTCGTTCTTTCCGGCGAAGCTCGCGCTCGCGTTCTGCTCGCTCGGTGACGTCTTGAAACTGCGAAAAGACCGCGATGACGTCCCCATCGTCGCCGGTAATCACGCGATTGTGCCACTCACAGATGATTCGCTCGCCGTCCTTTCGAACGTTCTCGTTGATGCTGTGGTAGCCTCCATCGTCCTCGAGTAGACCCGAGACGACGGTGTCGACTGCGTCACGATCGGATTCGGGAACGATTAGCTCCCACGATCCTCCTCGCAGCTCAGCCTCGGAATAGCCCAGAATGTCCGTGGCAGCGTCGTTCGCACGAACGAACTCGAACCCCTCGCTCCATTCGATGACGCCGATCGGTGACCGATCGAAAAACAGCGAGTGTCGTTTCTGACTCGCCCGCAGTTCCCGTCGAGACCGGGACTGTTCGACGACGTTGCCGATCCGGTTTGCCAGCACGGCGTACTGGCTGGACGCGGATTCTTTCTGGAGATAGTCGGTCACACCGGCCGAGATCGCGTCGCTCGCGACCTCCTCGCTGCCCTTACCCGTAAACAGGATGAACGGAAGATCCGGGTGATCCTCGCGGACGGTCTCGAGAAACTCGATTCCGTTTATCTCGGCCATATCGTAATCGGAGACCACGCAGTCGACGTCGTGAGTGGCGAGATACTCGAGGCCGTCGCATGCGCTGGCAGCGGTTTCGACGTCGAACCGTTCGTCGTTCCGCTGGAGAAAGAGCGCCGTGAGATCCGCGAAGTCCGGCTCATCGTCGACGTGCAAAACGCGGATCGTTTCGCTCATACCGTCAATATTTGTGAAGATTTACCATAGTCGTTATGGTAACGTCGTCCTCGCTGCCCGTGATTTGTTGCTCCACCGCCCCTCGTGTGATCGACTGTCTTCCCTGTCCAGTGATCGATCGGATCGATACGAACGGGCCGGCAATGGGGATATTTGTACGTCGATCGATCAGGTACCGGTATGAGCACTGAGATTTTGCCCGACGTCTACGACATCACCGTCGAGGAGACTGATGGGCGTCGAACCCGCG
Protein-coding regions in this window:
- a CDS encoding DUF4870 domain-containing protein translates to MPSEHTPDTTSTTDGPRLLEERSIGGILVHFVAIPTGVVGAGLVYLVSTHEFTRRNARNALDWHLTVLALTILTFGSLFIYAEGTGQGATDVATLPSPVSATASVVLPVLISLWMFVTFWTFLVGLIAMGKATFGTAWRYPLSPALVDRFGPRVDLPGGWPVIIVVYVAVAPLIVGVALFGPREGAAFFASGLGLVALILVLTPITGVALYQHGARIRPTDADWQPPVVAYLGVPIAVAAAGYLLSEAVTDSINPAGDAVYVFLAAFWVASLVYAVRWWTESN
- a CDS encoding dihydroorotase, producing the protein MAVETVVTNGTLVSSTGTTDADVAISDGKIVAVGDESNLPRAAETIDADGCLVMPGIVDPHVHFDGPNPRFDGPAETYETGSKAAALGGVTTVIDFAWQGTHRGDDEQPGTLRDGITFQKNTADESLIDYGLHATITREDPALFEELPTVVDGGVTSFKMFTAYDWGVSNGFMGRVFERLSDLGAVAILHTEDDSVCTEQATVLEQEQRGDPTDYPSSRPAYAEAMAADNALRMAVESDCKYYGLHTSCEKAAAVIERYRRKFGDGLVRGETCTHYTTLDRSLYSEIGTLAQLAPPLRSADDVESVFDHLVRGTLDVVSTDHVAYHRSAKRADDWWDSSYGVNSLQHSLPVFYDEAVKRRTCSPSFVVRTMSTQPARLFGLEGKGTLEPRTDADLVVFDPDSRDTISATDNASEADYSIYEGRTVGGEVIHTMVRGELVVRDGQLVGEPGHGEFVARTTPDWRR
- a CDS encoding mandelate racemase/muconate lactonizing enzyme family protein; amino-acid sequence: MVITDVEAIPVEIGLKPLEEDHGLAPYIMGRLEYLESARRVIVKLTTSEGITGWGETAVVHSPSITKSIIETVVADIVVGEPVWKFETLHEYYGSHYIDSSVFLSGVEMAMWDAFGKHNDCPLHQLLGGKQTNRVDFSYCYAINTIEKSTERMRDVRDAGFDVVKTKVGGYGADTAPDDFAYERSIDSDVERLIAMYDAVDGEVELRADANQSWTVSDTTRIAARLEDAGVYLGYIEQPIRTDNVGSYKRLRQRLRTPIAVNEDLYHPGNFYELVREDAIDVGVIDMIPVGGIVPMKKMASLAEEADVSLAHHCGFDLGVKTAAMLHAISTTPAIDLHSDTTYYALEDHIIEDPFEFEDGSLSVPSAPGLGVTIDEEKLDTIRTDE
- a CDS encoding Zn-dependent hydrolase; translation: MAVDRDRLRVDIKENAQFGAVESDSGCGRSVLTGSDADQRARKRFITRLEDAGLEPRVDPVGNIAGRWIPDGVSADTAPIALGSHLDSVPRGGIFDGPLGVYAALEAVRAIQESAETPSRPLEVVSFTEEEGSRFGVGTLGSLVAVGEISVEEALSMTNDDGDTFEECLERIGFAGSSEIDPATWDAWLEVHIEQDTELESAEIPIGVVDSISGITNCTAAVAGESNHAGATSMVDRRDALSAASEFVVDVERIAKEVTNDHPTAVATVGRQDVEPNVRNIVPGRVRMEMDVRSVNGDAIDTIVERSADRFERLEHERPVETDFERNRDMPPIELSDRCVDAIELTAERLDVESTTMHSGAVHDTGNVAAKTDAAMLFVPSRDGISHSPHEWTDWDDCAISARILAATALELT
- a CDS encoding type II toxin-antitoxin system VapC family toxin, whose amino-acid sequence is MTDTIVFDTEPLIAYLDDEPGSDVVEAWIDRVASGEVDGYISPVTKTEVLHAGSRVGFRLDDVRASLDRLEELGVAVFDPRECWEIAAALKEAYTMALGDAYALATADATDGTLLVGADNDFDELEDDVERFRENPA
- a CDS encoding AbrB/MazE/SpoVT family DNA-binding domain-containing protein, which encodes MSSNTKPNDEERIVSVTEKGQATIPKRLREKHGIPAPGRVKFVENDDEEIVVRPVGSMREFRGLERESDDERPATAILREEREREKQRADETVERFSGKTEE
- a CDS encoding DUF3368 domain-containing protein, whose translation is MWVFDATPLIYLAKVDRLHLVSTLEGQCYLPQQIHSEVVTTGLEEGYTDARRVEQCIDTGLFEVISAGDSQLVGRLQQNPNLSDADVAVLGCTASRDAIAVIDEAYGRTAAEIEGIETRGTAYIVLSRAKYGHIGISEARATIDAMIEEGWYCAPDLYTKLVRKLESFDQ
- a CDS encoding UPF0175 family protein translates to MGTISTRVPDDLEGELEEYLDEERLDRSTAVRKLLSEGLEEWRRERALKRLAADEITFTKAARCAEMSVWEFAQLAKDRDITWVSDDHLEADLEEL